A single Paracholeplasma manati DNA region contains:
- a CDS encoding GNAT family N-acetyltransferase — MITIKPVQNKRDLKRFTEFPNKLFKNEPSFVPALSIDEMHVFDKKKNPAHEYCDSQCFLAYKDNQIVGRVAGIINHQWNEAKQTKIGRFSRIDMIDDIEVTKALMAAVTEWNKSKGMDTLIGPIGFTDLDRMGMLVDGFEYLNMFITIWNPKYYSEHLEQLGFVKDVDWIEKRIMMTSIPEKISKVADITQRRYGFKLVVCKKKKEVFKYIYPAFKMYNIAFNELYGFHPISDKVMDYYIKQMITIVKLDYLWFVLDNEDQVAGFGLMMPSLAMANKKSNGHLFPFGIFRILKALKKHDVVDLYFIAVDPKHHGKGLPALMLNDGIQKAMKRNIQFAETGPELENNIAIQAQWKDFDYINHKRRRCYKKAM, encoded by the coding sequence AGCGATTCACAGAATTTCCAAATAAACTCTTTAAAAATGAACCCAGTTTCGTACCAGCCTTATCCATCGATGAAATGCATGTCTTCGATAAAAAGAAAAACCCTGCCCACGAATATTGTGATTCACAGTGTTTTTTAGCCTATAAAGACAATCAAATTGTGGGTCGTGTGGCCGGTATCATTAACCATCAATGGAATGAGGCTAAACAAACCAAAATTGGTCGTTTCTCTAGAATTGATATGATTGATGATATTGAAGTGACCAAAGCCTTAATGGCTGCGGTGACTGAGTGGAATAAATCCAAAGGGATGGATACGTTGATTGGACCCATTGGATTTACCGATTTGGACCGTATGGGTATGTTGGTAGATGGTTTTGAGTACTTAAACATGTTCATCACCATATGGAACCCTAAATATTATAGTGAGCACTTAGAACAATTGGGATTTGTGAAAGATGTCGACTGGATAGAAAAACGTATTATGATGACCTCCATTCCGGAAAAGATCAGTAAGGTTGCAGATATCACCCAACGTCGATATGGTTTTAAATTGGTTGTTTGTAAGAAAAAGAAAGAAGTCTTTAAGTACATCTATCCTGCATTTAAAATGTATAACATAGCTTTCAATGAACTTTATGGCTTTCACCCAATTAGTGATAAAGTCATGGATTATTACATCAAGCAAATGATTACCATCGTTAAACTGGATTATCTATGGTTCGTATTGGATAATGAAGATCAGGTGGCTGGATTCGGATTGATGATGCCATCATTAGCGATGGCCAATAAAAAGAGCAACGGTCATTTATTCCCATTTGGTATTTTTAGAATCTTAAAAGCATTAAAGAAACATGATGTTGTAGACTTGTATTTCATCGCCGTAGACCCTAAACATCATGGTAAAGGCTTACCAGCCCTCATGTTAAATGATGGTATTCAAAAAGCCATGAAACGAAACATTCAATTCGCTGAAACTGGACCAGAACTTGAAAATAACATCGCGATACAAGCCCAGTGGAAAGACTTTGATTATATCAATCACAAGCGTAGACGTTGTTATAAAAAAGCCATGTGA
- a CDS encoding RNA-guided endonuclease InsQ/TnpB family protein — protein MNKAFKFRIYPTQTQQTLIHMTLGHNRFLWNKMLEDKQKQYELDKTMLYNRPAQYKDTYPFLKDIDSLSLANTQLNLEKAFKQFFNHKQDFPKFHSKKQDYGYTTNLVNNNIVLLKGYIKLPKLGEVKIKQHRAIPSDMSLKNVTVSKSSTGKYYVSILYEYQKEIKRQEIKTSIGLDFSMNHFYVDHQGFKLDYPTDIQTDYNKLSILQRSLSRRIQGSNNYHKKVLEIALLHERIRHKRDDFLQKLSNAITKRYDLVSVERLNLIEMSQTNPYYAKQISRFGWTRFVSFLKYKLEIQGKTLMVMDQWYPSSKTCSTCGEIHSELKLNNRVFECKQCELHLDRDHNAAININKEGLRQYKLAFQ, from the coding sequence ATGAACAAAGCCTTTAAGTTTAGAATCTATCCAACTCAAACTCAACAGACTTTGATTCATATGACCCTTGGCCATAATCGCTTTCTCTGGAACAAGATGTTAGAAGATAAGCAGAAACAGTATGAACTTGATAAAACCATGTTATACAATCGTCCTGCACAGTATAAAGATACTTATCCATTTCTAAAAGACATCGACTCTTTATCTCTAGCCAATACGCAACTCAATCTAGAAAAAGCTTTTAAACAATTCTTCAATCATAAACAAGACTTTCCTAAATTTCATTCTAAGAAACAAGACTACGGGTATACAACCAACCTTGTTAACAATAACATCGTTCTATTAAAGGGTTATATCAAACTACCTAAACTCGGTGAAGTGAAAATCAAACAACACAGAGCCATACCTAGTGATATGTCTTTGAAGAACGTAACTGTTTCTAAGAGTAGTACAGGTAAGTACTATGTCTCGATACTTTATGAATACCAGAAAGAGATTAAGAGACAAGAAATCAAAACATCGATTGGTCTAGATTTCTCGATGAATCATTTTTATGTGGATCATCAAGGATTCAAACTAGATTACCCAACCGATATTCAAACAGACTATAACAAACTAAGTATTCTTCAAAGAAGTCTATCTAGAAGAATCCAAGGTTCTAATAACTATCATAAAAAAGTATTAGAGATCGCTTTATTACATGAACGAATCAGACATAAAAGAGATGACTTTTTACAAAAATTATCTAACGCGATAACCAAGCGTTACGATTTGGTGAGTGTAGAAAGATTAAATCTCATAGAGATGTCTCAAACGAATCCTTATTACGCCAAACAGATTTCGAGGTTTGGATGGACTAGATTTGTTTCATTCTTAAAGTATAAGTTAGAAATACAAGGTAAGACCTTAATGGTGATGGATCAGTGGTATCCATCCTCAAAGACCTGTAGTACCTGTGGTGAGATTCATAGTGAACTCAAACTCAATAATCGAGTATTTGAGTGTAAGCAGTGTGAACTACACTTAGATAGAGATCACAACGCAGCGATCAATATCAATAAAGAGGGATTAAGACAGTACAAATTAGCTTTTCAGTAA
- the adhE gene encoding bifunctional acetaldehyde-CoA/alcohol dehydrogenase has translation MEKDIQNTQSPVGSLVLNAQEALEAFYTYTQEQIDHIIAKVSVAALEAHGKLAMMAVQETKRGVFEDKATKNLFAVEYVVNHIRHLKTVGVISEDEVSGITQIADPVGVICGIVPVTNPTSTTIFKSIIALKTRNPIIFAFHPSAQQCSAEAARIVKEAAIAAGAPKHAIQWIENPSMENTLELMKHEGTSLILATGGNAMVKTAYSCGKPALGVGAGNVPAYIHKSANIKQAVNDIVMSKAFDNGMVCASEQGCFIDHDIYHETIERFKQFGTHFLTEAEKLKLMKLAFGVESYEDYAKAKLNPNIVGQSALWLAKEVGIEVPANTVILGVHCQEVGPKEPFSREKLSPILAFYEVMDDVDGIDKAKKMVEFDGLGHSACIHANDNSVVKRFGTVTKAIRIIHNSPTTFGGIGQVYNQFIPSLTLGCGSYGRNSVGDNVSANHLLNIKKIGRRKNNMQWFKIPSKIYFERDAIEYLRQMHDVSKVFIVTDRVMVDLGYVQKVTDQLNLRRNKVQVQLFCDVEPDPSIDTVQKGYQIMKSFEPDTIIAIGGGSPMDAAKAMWLFYEHPEVNFNDLKQKFMDIRKRAFRYPELGKKSSLVCIPTTSGTGSEVTPFAVITDKKDNKKYPLADYSLTPTVAIVDPALVLTQPKTVTADTGMDVLTHAIEAYVSTLANDYTDALALSAIEMVFKYLKRAWDNGQDFEAREKMHNASTMAGMAFGNAFLGISHSMAHKIGGLFHVPHGRLNAILLPEVIRYNGQKPSKLSTWPKYNYYQADEKYQKIATVLGLKANTPAEGVESLAQAVYDLGESIGIQMSLRAQKVNEKTFMANVEGLAYAAYEDQCTPANPRLALVEDMKQIMIKVFR, from the coding sequence GTGGAAAAAGACATTCAAAACACACAGTCACCTGTGGGTAGTCTTGTCCTAAACGCTCAAGAAGCGCTTGAGGCTTTTTATACATACACTCAAGAGCAAATTGACCACATCATTGCGAAAGTATCGGTTGCTGCATTAGAAGCACATGGTAAGCTCGCTATGATGGCTGTTCAAGAAACAAAACGAGGCGTTTTTGAAGACAAAGCTACGAAGAATTTATTTGCAGTAGAGTATGTAGTGAATCACATCCGTCATCTAAAGACAGTTGGCGTGATTAGTGAAGATGAGGTCAGCGGTATTACCCAAATTGCTGACCCTGTGGGGGTTATATGCGGTATTGTACCAGTAACCAATCCAACCTCCACGACCATCTTTAAAAGTATTATCGCTTTAAAAACAAGAAACCCGATCATTTTTGCTTTTCATCCAAGTGCACAACAATGCTCTGCAGAAGCAGCACGCATTGTCAAAGAAGCAGCGATTGCTGCAGGTGCACCTAAACATGCCATTCAATGGATTGAAAACCCATCGATGGAAAATACGTTAGAACTCATGAAACATGAAGGCACCAGTCTCATTCTCGCTACAGGCGGTAACGCTATGGTGAAAACCGCTTATTCTTGTGGGAAACCTGCCCTTGGGGTTGGTGCCGGTAATGTGCCTGCGTACATCCACAAATCAGCCAATATCAAACAGGCTGTTAATGACATCGTGATGTCTAAAGCGTTTGATAACGGGATGGTTTGTGCCTCTGAACAAGGTTGTTTCATTGACCATGACATCTATCATGAAACCATCGAACGATTTAAACAATTCGGTACGCACTTTTTGACAGAAGCCGAAAAACTCAAACTGATGAAATTAGCATTTGGTGTAGAAAGCTATGAAGACTATGCCAAAGCGAAACTCAATCCAAATATCGTTGGACAATCCGCTTTATGGTTGGCCAAAGAGGTTGGTATTGAGGTCCCAGCCAACACGGTTATTTTAGGTGTTCACTGTCAAGAAGTTGGACCAAAAGAACCATTCAGCAGGGAAAAACTCTCTCCTATCCTTGCCTTCTATGAGGTGATGGATGATGTGGATGGCATCGATAAAGCCAAGAAAATGGTTGAATTCGATGGACTCGGACACAGCGCATGTATTCATGCCAATGATAACAGCGTTGTGAAACGATTTGGTACCGTCACCAAAGCCATCCGCATCATTCACAATTCACCTACGACCTTTGGAGGGATTGGTCAAGTATACAATCAATTTATTCCTTCTTTAACATTGGGCTGTGGGTCCTATGGTAGAAACAGCGTTGGTGATAATGTCAGCGCGAATCATTTACTCAACATTAAGAAGATTGGACGAAGAAAAAACAATATGCAATGGTTTAAGATTCCATCGAAGATCTATTTTGAAAGGGACGCGATCGAGTATCTAAGACAGATGCATGATGTGTCCAAAGTATTCATTGTTACCGACCGTGTGATGGTCGATTTAGGGTATGTTCAAAAGGTTACTGACCAATTAAATCTAAGACGTAACAAAGTCCAAGTTCAACTCTTCTGTGATGTAGAACCAGATCCTTCGATTGATACCGTTCAAAAGGGGTATCAAATCATGAAGAGCTTTGAACCTGACACGATTATCGCGATTGGTGGCGGTTCTCCAATGGACGCGGCTAAAGCGATGTGGCTATTCTATGAACACCCAGAAGTGAACTTTAATGATTTAAAACAAAAATTTATGGACATCCGTAAGCGTGCGTTCAGATACCCAGAATTGGGTAAAAAGAGCAGTTTGGTCTGTATCCCAACCACTTCAGGTACAGGTAGTGAAGTGACACCATTCGCGGTTATTACGGATAAAAAAGACAATAAAAAGTATCCTTTGGCGGACTATTCATTGACACCGACAGTCGCGATTGTTGACCCTGCTTTGGTACTGACACAACCTAAAACAGTTACTGCAGATACCGGTATGGACGTATTGACTCATGCCATTGAAGCCTACGTTTCTACTCTAGCGAATGACTATACCGACGCACTCGCGTTATCAGCGATTGAGATGGTATTCAAATATTTGAAACGTGCTTGGGACAATGGTCAAGATTTTGAAGCCAGAGAAAAAATGCACAATGCATCCACCATGGCTGGTATGGCATTTGGTAATGCTTTCTTGGGGATATCTCACTCCATGGCGCATAAGATTGGTGGATTATTCCATGTACCTCATGGTCGCTTAAATGCAATCTTATTACCTGAAGTCATTAGATACAACGGTCAAAAACCATCTAAGTTATCCACTTGGCCAAAATACAATTACTATCAAGCTGATGAGAAGTATCAAAAGATTGCGACCGTATTAGGGCTTAAAGCGAATACGCCAGCTGAGGGTGTAGAATCCCTCGCACAAGCTGTCTATGATTTAGGTGAAAGTATTGGAATTCAAATGAGTTTACGTGCACAAAAAGTCAACGAAAAGACATTCATGGCGAATGTTGAAGGTTTGGCCTATGCTGCCTATGAAGATCAATGTACACCTGCCAATCCAAGACTGGCACTTGTAGAAGATATGAAACAAATCATGATCAAAGTATTTCGATAA
- a CDS encoding TetR/AcrR family transcriptional regulator, which translates to MSQTKDKIIQVLVEHIKQGNNLNDISLSKVAQEAEIGKSTVYEHFKNKEEMISSTYAYLLNKYHGILLEDMPMTTFKASFIAQIKRILCVMSDAKSVMDAIMNTQLEGIPSLNIEHQKLMENIQEQMNIRFTNIMALGIQSKEIVVQTANPYAKHVIQALISGILLQYVKGEMEIDDDGVCELVYAQVIKALS; encoded by the coding sequence ATGTCGCAGACGAAAGATAAAATCATCCAAGTCTTGGTTGAACACATCAAACAAGGGAATAACCTAAATGATATTTCCTTGTCTAAAGTGGCACAAGAAGCAGAGATTGGTAAGAGTACGGTGTATGAACATTTCAAAAACAAAGAAGAAATGATTTCTAGTACCTATGCTTACCTATTGAATAAGTACCACGGTATTTTATTAGAAGATATGCCTATGACCACCTTTAAAGCATCCTTTATTGCTCAAATCAAACGCATTTTATGCGTCATGAGCGATGCGAAAAGTGTCATGGACGCGATCATGAATACGCAACTAGAAGGCATACCATCGCTCAATATTGAACATCAAAAACTGATGGAAAATATCCAAGAACAAATGAACATCCGTTTTACAAACATCATGGCTTTGGGCATTCAATCCAAAGAGATTGTGGTTCAAACAGCGAATCCATACGCAAAACATGTTATTCAAGCCCTCATCTCAGGTATTCTTTTACAATACGTAAAAGGTGAGATGGAAATCGACGATGATGGGGTATGTGAACTTGTCTATGCACAGGTTATAAAAGCACTATCTTAA
- a CDS encoding efflux RND transporter permease subunit, with the protein MSGYSVRKPITVIMGVLIVIVLGLFSITRLPLTLFPDIELPFVVTITEYQGASPEEVESEVSKKIESTVATISNFSEVSSMSNEHFAISIVTFADGANMDSVVIELRELLNNIQFVDGVGNTRILRISPDMLPVMTVTLFRDYEETLTDEEILIRNTEWIQRDLLIDLQSIPGVADVSISGQADVVLQINLDNNKLTTYGLDHAAVLQTIEDQNEGGLIGVALDSGELRMLYLGNKITQLDEIAALPIYFDGAEVIYLSDLIVDNGIKYINANTDTYSKINGTQGIQVSFTKQSNYGITEVSNAIADRLDDVMAREGEAAHYEILLDQGEYITQSIGSVLNNLIVGGVLAIVILFLFLRNIKPTIIVGLAIPTSVVGAFMLMYFTGVTLNLISMGGLALGIGMLVDNAVVVIENIYRMISEGKSKREAATQGAKEVAGAITSSTITTVAVFLPIVFIEGIIADVFISMALTIAYSLGASLIIALTLVPMMASRMLDDHKPQHDGKWMVWMKKAYENSVLFTLKHKITTLIVVLLLLVSSVWIVASKGFILLPESDEGVIDITVLTTSQTTFESKAAYTDLLTERLLENGDVETVSASIGGAGGFGGFAAMMGGSSDIELSINLKDNRAKSTKENEAIIKSLLAEFDYSSLTGFDANNIIETSISAQNSTGALGGASGISIKVSGYDLQTLEAIANDITAILEGTPGVVKPDNGVSQGADNVKITINKDNAMVYGLTAADVNANIAYLYQGLGGLGETQTLTLTIEGVTYDISLPNDAVSGGLTFDLFGDYLNFLSGIMLFSDENRAMIDRYTAQTGEGIYTIDPSALATGGYLKFIINPFLRVVGGEIVFNPDLMSADPMLLSRAVSPLYVDNANSVASIDYITGFTTINTDGSNRYVTVTAEIEDGKNVTLVSQEATRKVNDYLDSNDFTQYGNGYYVSFEGESEEILQAVNDLVLAALVAILLVYMVMAIQFQSLVYPFIILFTIPLAFTGGMLALLITNSYLSLVSIMGLVILVGIVVNNGIVLVDYINQLRNEGMTIKDAIVLAGKTRLRPIFMTSLTTILGLAALALGFGEGSELLQPMAITTIGGLIYSTILTLVVVPTIYALLNRKHMKKEALSNVADER; encoded by the coding sequence ATGAGCGGATATAGTGTTAGAAAACCGATCACTGTGATCATGGGTGTACTCATCGTCATCGTGTTAGGGTTATTCTCAATAACCAGATTACCTTTAACCTTGTTTCCAGATATTGAGTTACCATTTGTCGTAACCATTACCGAGTATCAAGGGGCATCACCAGAAGAAGTGGAATCAGAGGTCTCGAAGAAAATCGAATCCACTGTCGCAACCATTTCAAACTTCTCAGAAGTGTCTTCGATGTCGAATGAACATTTCGCGATTTCCATCGTCACATTCGCCGATGGTGCGAACATGGATTCGGTTGTCATCGAACTACGTGAATTACTCAATAACATCCAATTTGTGGATGGGGTTGGTAACACGCGTATTTTAAGAATCAGTCCAGATATGTTACCGGTAATGACAGTGACACTATTCAGAGATTATGAAGAAACATTGACCGATGAAGAAATCTTGATTCGCAACACCGAATGGATTCAAAGGGATTTACTCATCGATTTACAAAGCATTCCGGGGGTCGCTGACGTATCGATTTCAGGACAAGCGGACGTTGTTTTACAAATCAATTTGGACAATAACAAATTAACTACCTATGGGTTAGACCACGCAGCTGTTTTACAAACCATTGAAGATCAAAACGAAGGTGGTTTGATTGGGGTTGCGTTAGACTCTGGCGAATTACGCATGCTATATTTAGGGAACAAAATTACCCAATTGGATGAAATCGCAGCGTTACCGATCTATTTTGATGGCGCTGAAGTGATTTATCTAAGTGATTTGATCGTCGATAATGGTATTAAATATATCAACGCGAATACCGATACCTATTCTAAGATTAATGGTACCCAAGGTATTCAAGTGTCATTCACCAAACAATCCAACTATGGTATTACTGAAGTCTCGAACGCGATTGCAGACCGTTTAGACGATGTCATGGCGCGTGAAGGTGAAGCCGCTCATTATGAGATATTGCTTGACCAAGGTGAATACATCACACAATCCATTGGGTCTGTACTCAATAACTTAATTGTGGGTGGTGTACTCGCGATTGTCATCCTATTCTTATTCTTACGAAACATCAAACCAACCATCATTGTTGGTTTAGCCATCCCAACGTCTGTCGTTGGTGCATTCATGTTGATGTACTTTACAGGTGTCACATTAAACCTCATTTCGATGGGTGGATTGGCACTCGGTATTGGGATGTTGGTTGATAACGCCGTCGTTGTCATCGAAAACATTTACCGTATGATTTCTGAAGGTAAATCCAAACGCGAAGCAGCCACACAAGGGGCGAAAGAAGTCGCTGGTGCGATTACCTCATCGACCATCACCACTGTCGCAGTATTCTTACCAATTGTCTTCATCGAAGGCATCATCGCTGACGTCTTTATTTCCATGGCGTTAACCATTGCTTACTCATTAGGCGCATCGCTCATCATCGCTTTAACACTCGTACCGATGATGGCGTCCCGCATGCTTGATGACCACAAACCTCAACACGATGGTAAGTGGATGGTATGGATGAAAAAGGCCTATGAAAACTCCGTTTTATTTACCCTCAAACATAAAATTACAACCTTGATCGTGGTCTTATTATTGTTGGTAAGTTCGGTATGGATTGTCGCTTCTAAAGGGTTCATTTTACTCCCTGAATCGGATGAAGGTGTCATCGATATTACCGTGCTAACAACCTCACAAACCACTTTCGAATCCAAAGCTGCATATACCGATTTATTGACTGAACGATTATTAGAAAATGGCGATGTTGAGACCGTTTCCGCTTCTATTGGTGGGGCTGGCGGTTTCGGTGGTTTCGCAGCGATGATGGGTGGCAGTTCAGATATCGAACTCTCCATCAATTTAAAAGATAATCGTGCAAAATCAACCAAAGAAAACGAAGCCATCATTAAATCACTGTTGGCTGAATTTGATTATTCCAGCTTAACTGGATTTGATGCCAATAACATCATTGAAACCAGCATTTCCGCACAAAATTCTACAGGGGCTTTGGGTGGTGCATCCGGTATTTCGATCAAAGTATCGGGTTATGATTTACAAACCTTAGAAGCGATTGCGAATGATATCACTGCGATATTAGAAGGGACCCCTGGTGTTGTTAAACCAGACAACGGCGTTTCTCAAGGCGCAGACAATGTTAAAATCACCATCAACAAAGACAACGCGATGGTCTATGGTTTAACCGCTGCCGATGTGAATGCCAATATTGCCTATTTATACCAAGGTTTGGGTGGCTTAGGTGAAACCCAAACATTGACCCTAACCATTGAAGGTGTTACCTACGATATCTCGTTACCAAATGACGCAGTCTCGGGTGGCTTGACCTTTGATCTATTTGGTGATTATCTCAACTTCTTATCAGGCATCATGTTATTTAGCGATGAAAACCGTGCGATGATTGATCGATATACCGCACAAACCGGTGAAGGTATCTATACCATTGACCCAAGTGCTTTAGCAACTGGTGGTTACCTCAAGTTCATCATCAACCCATTCTTAAGAGTGGTCGGTGGTGAGATTGTATTCAATCCTGACCTCATGAGCGCAGACCCAATGTTATTGAGTAGAGCGGTATCTCCACTCTATGTGGATAACGCAAACTCTGTCGCATCCATTGATTACATTACCGGGTTTACGACCATTAACACGGATGGTTCTAACCGTTATGTCACGGTGACAGCAGAAATCGAAGATGGTAAGAACGTTACTTTGGTTTCACAAGAAGCGACCAGAAAAGTAAACGACTACCTAGATTCCAATGACTTTACACAATACGGTAATGGTTATTATGTATCGTTTGAAGGGGAATCCGAAGAGATCCTTCAAGCGGTTAATGACTTAGTCCTAGCAGCGTTGGTTGCGATATTATTGGTATACATGGTCATGGCTATTCAGTTCCAATCCCTTGTTTACCCATTCATCATTCTATTCACCATCCCACTCGCATTCACTGGTGGTATGTTGGCCTTATTGATTACGAATTCTTATTTAAGCTTAGTTTCAATCATGGGTCTAGTTATTCTGGTAGGTATCGTTGTTAATAACGGTATCGTATTGGTGGATTACATTAACCAATTGCGAAATGAAGGTATGACCATCAAAGACGCGATTGTCTTGGCAGGTAAAACCCGTTTAAGACCGATCTTTATGACATCCTTAACCACGATTTTAGGTTTAGCTGCTTTAGCATTAGGCTTTGGTGAAGGGTCTGAACTATTACAACCGATGGCCATCACGACCATTGGTGGCTTGATTTACTCAACCATCTTAACCTTGGTGGTTGTTCCGACCATCTATGCGTTATTAAATCGTAAGCATATGAAAAAAGAGGCGTTATCCAATGTCGCAGACGAAAGATAA
- a CDS encoding diacylglycerol/lipid kinase family protein: MRVGFIYNPESGSGKIERNSKYIVDAFTAKGHVIDILKTKKTLDAKRYAIESDHDMLLVAGGDGTLNEVVNGLMTKEKRPKIAYIPTGTVNDVAHMLGISMNVKKAVKLILETGEVKKMDVSKINDTYFTYAAATGRFTKASYDVKRKDKKRFGILAYIVRGITDLLFDYKMPMKITYDGGVLEKTFTLLLFLNGPRVGGRNLYLMKKSKLNDGKIEARIFEHRRFWMLIKILTFFAIGGLVMRGGHRLTSSFYEIEVEHDQADIDWNTDGEKTEKNSVRIDVIQEAIEIYVSKRAAKYIF, from the coding sequence ATGCGAGTTGGATTTATTTATAACCCAGAGAGTGGCAGTGGAAAAATTGAACGTAATTCGAAGTATATCGTCGACGCATTCACAGCCAAGGGTCATGTGATCGATATTTTAAAGACGAAAAAAACATTGGATGCGAAAAGATACGCCATTGAAAGCGACCATGATATGTTATTGGTTGCTGGTGGTGATGGTACATTGAATGAAGTCGTGAATGGCTTAATGACCAAAGAAAAACGACCAAAAATCGCTTATATCCCTACTGGAACTGTGAATGATGTGGCACACATGCTTGGCATTTCAATGAATGTAAAAAAAGCGGTGAAACTCATTCTTGAAACGGGTGAAGTCAAAAAGATGGACGTTTCTAAAATCAATGACACATACTTTACCTACGCTGCAGCCACAGGTCGTTTTACCAAAGCGAGCTATGATGTGAAGCGTAAAGATAAGAAACGTTTTGGTATACTGGCTTACATTGTCAGAGGTATTACAGATCTGTTATTTGATTATAAAATGCCTATGAAGATCACTTATGATGGTGGTGTACTAGAAAAAACCTTTACGTTATTATTATTCTTAAACGGGCCACGTGTGGGTGGTAGAAACCTATACTTGATGAAAAAATCCAAACTCAACGATGGTAAGATTGAAGCTCGCATTTTCGAACACAGACGCTTTTGGATGTTGATTAAAATATTGACATTCTTCGCGATTGGTGGCTTGGTGATGCGTGGGGGACACCGATTAACATCCTCTTTTTATGAGATAGAAGTTGAACACGATCAAGCCGATATCGATTGGAACACCGATGGCGAAAAAACAGAGAAAAACAGTGTTCGGATCGATGTCATTCAAGAAGCCATAGAGATTTATGTCTCGAAGAGAGCAGCCAAATACATTTTCTAA
- a CDS encoding Pr6Pr family membrane protein → MITNTKASFIYKSIYLVIGFIGLFLATEIYTGTFNDGFFVYYTNLSNLVAFSLMAYLWFIEYQILKGKPNTFKYPSVRFVITIMILVTLIIYNTLLGNILDPTYWRVRNVIMHLFGPMMVVIDFLLFNPKNNLKWRVILESLILPYLYVIVTLIIGLFTNSYPYFFLDVNNIGYGGVLGWVFILTLGFLVLSLALVSYNKFLLKNRK, encoded by the coding sequence ATGATCACAAACACAAAAGCATCTTTTATCTACAAATCAATCTATTTGGTCATTGGATTCATTGGTTTATTTCTAGCAACCGAGATTTATACAGGCACTTTCAATGATGGTTTCTTTGTTTACTATACGAATCTTTCAAATTTAGTTGCGTTTAGCTTAATGGCGTATTTGTGGTTTATAGAGTACCAAATACTTAAGGGCAAACCTAATACATTCAAATACCCATCCGTAAGATTCGTCATTACCATCATGATTTTAGTTACTTTGATCATCTATAATACATTGTTAGGTAATATACTTGATCCTACCTATTGGCGAGTTAGAAATGTGATTATGCATTTGTTTGGTCCGATGATGGTTGTAATAGACTTCTTGTTATTTAACCCAAAGAACAATCTTAAATGGCGTGTTATATTGGAAAGCTTAATACTCCCTTATCTATATGTCATCGTCACCTTAATCATTGGTTTATTCACCAACTCATACCCGTATTTCTTTTTAGATGTGAACAACATCGGCTATGGTGGGGTTTTAGGATGGGTGTTCATATTGACTCTAGGATTTTTAGTTTTAAGTTTGGCCTTAGTATCATACAACAAATTTTTATTGAAAAATAGAAAATAG
- a CDS encoding DUF4234 domain-containing protein yields the protein MKQRSIGMMILLFLFTFGIYPIYWIIMFQVELKKQTGEGFGGLGHFLMLIFTFGIYGLYWQYAAGKRLAQQGAEDMSIIYLILAIVIGGFINPFLMQNQANKLA from the coding sequence ATGAAACAAAGAAGTATTGGAATGATGATTTTGTTATTCTTATTCACCTTTGGTATCTATCCGATTTATTGGATTATCATGTTCCAAGTTGAACTTAAGAAACAAACTGGCGAAGGTTTTGGTGGGTTAGGACACTTCTTGATGTTAATCTTTACCTTTGGTATTTACGGTCTTTATTGGCAATACGCGGCTGGTAAGAGATTGGCTCAGCAAGGCGCTGAAGATATGTCTATCATCTATTTGATTTTAGCCATCGTCATCGGTGGATTCATCAACCCATTCTTGATGCAAAATCAAGCGAACAAACTAGCATAA